Sequence from the Vicia villosa cultivar HV-30 ecotype Madison, WI unplaced genomic scaffold, Vvil1.0 ctg.000162F_1_1_1, whole genome shotgun sequence genome:
TAAATATGGATTTGAAGCCATTCTTTTGTTATATTGTGGAATTCTAGATGAAATAAGAGAATTGGCTTCGGAAGAATTGAGTCGAAAATGGTGTTTGACCGAATCGACCGTGATAGATCTTGATGTTTGTATCTAAACACTTCCTGACTATGAGATCTAAAGAGGTTGTGTGCGGTGAAGTTGAAAGGAAATTGTGAAATCGTGGTAATCGGGAGTTGATTTGCTTTGAATGGTAAGAATTCAAATATGGAATTTCTGAGTTTGTTTGATGGGTTTTTGCGAAGCGAACACGATTTTTGTGGAAAATGAAGGAATCAAAATTCGAATTCCATAGACGGTGCCACTTTTCTGTTTGGGAACCGGAAATGAATGTTATAGCGCCACGAGggaacaaaaaataaagatagtTGGATAAGTGGTGGTCTTGAATAGTGGCTCCGATCTCCTTTACGGTGATACGGGGTGGACCTGCATGGATAGCACTCCAACACCCAAGtcaattcaagattcaaaatAAGTATAATGTAAGTGGACATCAGAGATTGTACCTTACCCTTCGCATGtgaattgtttttatatattggGTGGAGTAGAATGAATTCGAGATGGATTGAATCTTAGTCACTTGGACCTTTGACTAATCCGAAATAAAAGTCTATCTAGCAAAAGTTGTCAAGAAAAAGTCACCACCTTTGAAGGATCCCAACTAACCCTGAAGAATAGTAGAATCAAATTCTCATACAAATGAGAGGAAGAAGAGCTAAAAAGACCCAGCTTAATATGATAAACATGGGTAATAGATAACAATGCATCTCATGTATGATTCCAATTCTACTTATCCCGATGCACAAAGAGTAAAACCATGAAGCACGAAGAGAAATTTATCAACCAAAAATAACTCACGAAGAGAAAAGAGTCTTCTCCaccttaaattaaaaaaaaatcttattttccACCCGACCAATCTTCCCACCAACCCGTTTGGTTgaatagaaatttaaaaaaagtCAAGGAACTAATTCTTTAAGGCTTTGTTGGGGATTTTGGAGGGGAACTGAGAACTTCGGAAAATAATTtttggggacaacttctctacccatcacaaaaagttgggtagtgtacattccaccaatcacattgcatcatttaattttatcttatttaattaattattaaatagtatattttttgtttgtttccaaaatattttacactaagggtaactctacccaactttttgtgttgggtagataagaattcaccataatttttttaaaaaaatatagaaaatttgtttaacatattttttttaaaattttttttatatagaaagATAAAATTACATTtatcattaatttattttttaatttttaaaatattataacaagaaaaattatatttctaatacaaattttgagttttcttaaataaagaatttttggTGTAATGATGAAAAACAAACCCTCCAAAATACCGTCAACCATAACCTTTCTATTATTTTTACtcaatcttttatatttttcaaagccTACCCCTCCTTCTCCTCCAAACATGGGAACAAAGCTTAAGgctttgtttgggagtttggagtgGAAGGGAGGGGAGAGCTTTGGAAATTACAAAGAATTGGGTGAAatgaataaaaagattttgggtaggagggttttgaagagtttgattttattcataacaccaaaaatatcataaaatggggaactcaaaaattgtattgaatgagggttttggaggattttggagggcttacataaattttccaaatatcatttaggttgttatactattttgaaaattaacaaattagtaatgataatgactcctttgtcattctaaacaaaatcattttttcaaaaaatatcaaatatttttctatatttttttaaaatttcgtttttGGAAACCTTCCACTCCCcttccctccaaactcgcaaacatagcctaagagaaTAGGTCCAACCCGTCCTCCTTAAAACAAGAGAAATGTTATTCATACACTCAATTTCTACACCAATACTTATTACACCCCACACTATTcatcgtatttatacggtgaatagtattattttaattaaaaaaatatttatgaacagTGTCGTGAACAgtgaaatattattataataatttttttaaatataaattttttaatttgtctAGATTAAGAGATACTAATATAAAATTGtggcattaaccaacttcataacttcattaaccaacattttacattttattaaccaactttgttttactacTAAAAGTTATTTTTGATATCTCggcgtttattaaccaacttcataacttcattaaccaacattttacattttattaaccaactttgttttactacTAAAAGTTATTTTTGATATCTCggcgtttattaaccaacttcataattttattaaccaacattttatacttcattaaccaactctgttttactaataaaaattatttttaatatctgggaGTTTGTTAACCAATTTTATCAgtgtattaaccaactttgtcttactactaaattatttttaatatattgacgtttattaaccaacttgaTCACTTCattaactaattttttatattGTATTAACCAACGTTGACACTGTTTACCGTTCACGTACTTTTCACTATTCATATTACTgttcataaaataatttttatttaaaaaatactgttcaccgtataaatacgatgAACAGTGTCGGATGTAAACGTTGGTGTAAAAAATTAGTGTAAGAATAGCAATTAGGTTTCACATTGATCTTCCAAAAACAATAACCATAAGAACCTTCTAAGTTGCAATATACAATAACACCTAATATGATACTACGAATCACAATAATGATTTTTAACCAGACATTAGTTAGTATAACTAGTCAGAACTGCATGCACAAATTGATGCATTCTAATCATCATCTTATCAATAAGTACtaaagttaaagtgaaaaaaaaaaagacgGATCAAACATAGATGAGTAAGTAGTCAAAGAGAAATAAAGTAGGTGTGTAAACCTAATGGTCTTAGGCATCAGGCTAAGGCAAGAAATACTCCATCCATTCCACAATGAGTAATCCAGCACACTATTTTATACAGATTAAGAAAAGTAAGGgagataatattatttttactatagtacccttatcatgtattgagaatgatgaattttttaataattagagggtagaattggaaaaaATGTATTAGAAATTAAAATGGATCATTCATTTTGCGACATCAGTTTATTTCTAATAGATCACTCATGGTTGGACGGAGGAAGTAAGAAATATGAAACACCAGTACTAACATTCATTACATATAAATCAACTGAAGGCTGCTTGAGAATCCTAATCATAGTCACACATATTAACTTTAGTAAGAAATTTTTTGGCATCAAAAGCACGGACATTACAAGTACAAGTTAATCAAAGAAGGAAAATACTGATCATATTTTTATGTATAGTCCTGATATCACAAATAGCACTTGGTTCTCTCCTCATGACATGCTATACATGACTACCTTGACAATAAGATTGCCTGATCCAGTTTGTTTTGCAGCCTAGCAAGATCAAAGTGTGTCAAGTCTTCCACCTATTCAACAATATATATGctcattattaattaaattttttgcacATAAGTAAAATTGTCCAAACTCAGATTCATATACCCTAGAGTAGACTAGAGTAGTAATTAACAgacatattaaaattaaataagtaGGTTAAATGTTAATTAGCTAGCTACTGTACCTCGGATTTAATAGTATGAAATATCTTCCCATTAACATGGTTGGTAACACAGTGAACAACATCACATCCTTCTTGAACTATTATTTTCATTAAATCTGATAAACGCGAAGGGCTATCCTCGAAACCACGGCATATAACAATTTCCACCCCATCTGGAATTTGATTAATGTTAACACACTTCACTAAATTTGAAGGATCTGCTGGTAATTCATTTTCAGTTTCAATCATGGTTGAACTAATAGTTTCCTTGAGCTTATCCCTTTTCTTTTCGAGTACGTTAaccttttccttcaaaatttggaCATAATTTGCAGCCTCACCTATATGATCTGATACTGAACGCTTTCCCTATAACAATATTAAGATTATTATTACATGATATTAATTAATAAGAGAGAAAAAACCTAAGTTTATGAAAGACCTTAATTAGGTGAAAAGGAAGTGAAGATCTGAGTGATGAGCATAGAATAGACATTTGCATCCTTCTTTGTTTCTCAACTTCCTTACGAATGATTTTCTTCTCATCATTGACCAAAGTAGTTGATATTTTATGCTGTTTCTGATCTTCGGCCATTTTCCGGGCAGATTTTTATCCCCTTTAATAATTCTTAATTGTCCCAAATCAGATCTTTGTCTATAGTAGATCTTTGCTTGATTACACGATATATATTTGAAAGGAGTGA
This genomic interval carries:
- the LOC131624754 gene encoding transcription factor bHLH36-like codes for the protein MAEDQKQHKISTTLVNDEKKIIRKEVEKQRRMQMSILCSSLRSSLPFHLIKGKRSVSDHIGEAANYVQILKEKVNVLEKKRDKLKETISSTMIETENELPADPSNLVKCVNINQIPDGVEIVICRGFEDSPSRLSDLMKIIVQEGCDVVHCVTNHVNGKIFHTIKSEVEDLTHFDLARLQNKLDQAILLSR